A single Anopheles funestus chromosome 2RL, idAnoFuneDA-416_04, whole genome shotgun sequence DNA region contains:
- the LOC125763411 gene encoding fez family zinc finger protein erm isoform X2, with amino-acid sequence MQEPCSPPGIPLTAKSPTMEGAVPDAESATDTERHNVASPHETVTTVTGAASSISVAESMQSVANRPVAKIQRPSGGTLKFSIANIMGQAEDREDEQEEARHDRPEDDHDEDEEEDEMEDDVEEDDEDAVVDVASEDDTIELSMTSTGSGNLFRKRRHDSHEKSMSPMSAAGSSPCYEPPSTTASSVAEAYDSAFKKYVPNSVHQFVASNRHQELLSQYPLLYYPGQLMCAAAQYAALTHQHHQQQHHHHHHHHAAAVAALHPYGTTGRLHSPTLSPPPTGAGLQAASSAVQTPSVHSHGAINDRHVHGGSHGHHQLLSAAAAAAAAAAAAAATHNKPSAKRANLNLSASSTCSSVSSSGSSVGGSPGGSGTDGSPTSSAAAAAAAAAMAAKQKTFACPECGKVFNAHYNLTRHMPVHTGARPFICKICGKGFRQASTLCRHKIIHTSEKPHKCQTCGKAFNRSSTLNTHTRIHAGYKPYICEYCGKGFHQKGNYKNHKLTHSGDKAYKCTICNKAFHQIYNLTFHMHTHNDKKPFTCKICAKGFCRNFDLKKHMRKLHDVSLGGGHKRSRSCGTPQHHRGSSLDGSTPHSAARSPGHQHPSLPPPPPPPSLPPSASSSSPTMSSSGSVPAVTSSPSAHHHPSQPHLHHPLHLHGSALPHVPSHPHSHVGVGPTDLQSRSSPVSWSSASSLAALHHTAVAAAAMRNGVANVDYGSPFLMPTGRHHQRLAAAAAVTDSPFIGKVF; translated from the coding sequence ATGCAGGAACCGTGTAGCCCACCCGGAATACCGCTGACAGCGAAGAGTCCCACGATGGAAGGAGCAGTACCAGATGCGGAGTCCGCTACGGACACGGAACGGCACAATGTCGCTAGTCCTCACGAGACCGTTACCACCGTTACCGGTGCGGCATCCAGCATCAGTGTGGCAGAGAGTATGCAGTCGGTGGCCAATCGACCGGTAGCTAAAATTCAGCGTCCCAGCGGTGGTACGCTAAAGTTTTCGATCGCCAATATTATGGGACAGGCTGAGGATCGTGAGGACGAGCAAGAGGAGGCGCGTCACGATCGCCCGGAAGATGATCACGATGAGgatgaggaggaggacgaaATGGAGGACGATGTGGAGGAGGATGATGAGGATGCGGTGGTTGATGTGGCGAGTGAAGACGACACGATTGAGCTGTCGATGACGTCGACCGGCAGTGGTAACCTATTCCGGAAGCGACGTCATGACAGTCATGAAAAATCAATGAGTCCAATGTCCGCTGCAGGTTCGAGTCCTTGCTATGAACCACCATCGACGACGGCCAGTTCGGTGGCCGAAGCTTATGATTCCGCGTTCAAGAAGTATGTTCCAAACTCGGTGCATCAGTTCGTGGCCAGTAATCGTCATCAGGAGCTACTCAGTCAGTATCCACTGTTGTACTATCCAGGACAGTTGATGTGTGCGGCCGCACAGTACGCTGCACTAACAcaccaacatcatcagcaacagcaccatcatcatcatcatcaccatgcgGCGGCTGTGGCGGCACTACATCCATACGGTACAACCGGACGACTGCACAGTCCAACACTGTCACCACCACCGACTGGCGCGGGACTTCAGGCAGCCAGTTCTGCTGTCCAGACACCGAGTGTACACAGTCACGGAGCGATCAACGATCGTCATGTACATGGAGGTTCTCATGGACATCATCAACTACTGTCGGCTGCTGCGGCTGCcgcagctgcagcagctgctgccgcCGCTACCCACAACAAACCGAGCGCGAAGCGGGCCAATCTGAATCTTTCCGCCAGCAGTACCTGTTCGTCGGTGAGTTCTAGCGGCAGTTCTGTGGGAGGTTCTCCCGGTGGTAGTGGTACCGACGGTTCGCCCACCTCATCGGCGGCCGCTGCGGCAGCTGCGGCGGCAATGGCGGCAAAGCAGAAAACATTCGCCTGTCCCGAGTGTGGCAAGGTGTTCAATGCGCATTACAATCTCACACGCCACATGCCAGTTCACACGGGCGCTCGGccatttatttgcaaaatctGCGGCAAGGGCTTCCGGCAGGCGTCAACCCTCTGCCGGCACAAGATCATTCACACCTCGGAAAAGCCTCACAAGTGTCAGACGTGCGGTAAGGCGTTCAATCGTTCCTCCACGCTGAACACGCACACAAGGATCCATGCGGGATATAAACCGTACATCTGCGAGTACTGTGGCAAGGGGTTTCATCAGAAGGGTAACTACAAGAACCACAAGCTGACGCACAGTGGCGATAAAGCGTACAAGTGCACGATCTGCAACAAGGCGTTTCATCAGATCTACAACCTTACCTTCCACATGCACACCCACAACGACAAGAAGCCGTTCACGTGCAAGATCTGTGCCAAGGGTTTTTGTCGGAACTTTGATCTGAAGAAGCACATGAGGAAGTTGCACGACGTGAGTCTCGGAGGTGGCCATAAACGTTCCAGAAGTTGTGGAACTCCGCAGCACCATCGAGGCTCGTCACTGGACGGTTCCACTCCGCATTCGGCTGCGAGGTCTCCTGGACATCAGCACCCATCCTTACCACCACCTCCGCCACCACCATCGCTACCACCTTCAGCGTCCTCTTCGAGTCCAACAATGTCAAGCTCGGGGAGCGTCCCGGCTGTAACAAGTTCACCCAGCGCTCACCATCATCCGTCCCAGCCACATCTGCACCATCCGCTTCATCTGCACGGATCGGCGCTACCCCATGTGCCATCGCATCCACACAGTCACGTCGGTGTCGGACCGACAGATCTACAGTCCCGTTCGTCTCCCGTATCTTGGTCTAGTGCATCCTCCTTGGCCGCTCTGCATCACACAGCCGTCGCTGCGGCCGCAATGCGCAACGGAGTGGCGAACGTTGACTATGGTAGTCCCTTTCTCATGCCGACCGGACGCCATCATCAACGattagcagcggcagcagccgtCACCGACAGTCCCTTTATCGGTAAGGTGTTCTGA
- the LOC125763411 gene encoding fez family zinc finger protein erm isoform X1, giving the protein MVYFSPRGMQEPCSPPGIPLTAKSPTMEGAVPDAESATDTERHNVASPHETVTTVTGAASSISVAESMQSVANRPVAKIQRPSGGTLKFSIANIMGQAEDREDEQEEARHDRPEDDHDEDEEEDEMEDDVEEDDEDAVVDVASEDDTIELSMTSTGSGNLFRKRRHDSHEKSMSPMSAAGSSPCYEPPSTTASSVAEAYDSAFKKYVPNSVHQFVASNRHQELLSQYPLLYYPGQLMCAAAQYAALTHQHHQQQHHHHHHHHAAAVAALHPYGTTGRLHSPTLSPPPTGAGLQAASSAVQTPSVHSHGAINDRHVHGGSHGHHQLLSAAAAAAAAAAAAAATHNKPSAKRANLNLSASSTCSSVSSSGSSVGGSPGGSGTDGSPTSSAAAAAAAAAMAAKQKTFACPECGKVFNAHYNLTRHMPVHTGARPFICKICGKGFRQASTLCRHKIIHTSEKPHKCQTCGKAFNRSSTLNTHTRIHAGYKPYICEYCGKGFHQKGNYKNHKLTHSGDKAYKCTICNKAFHQIYNLTFHMHTHNDKKPFTCKICAKGFCRNFDLKKHMRKLHDVSLGGGHKRSRSCGTPQHHRGSSLDGSTPHSAARSPGHQHPSLPPPPPPPSLPPSASSSSPTMSSSGSVPAVTSSPSAHHHPSQPHLHHPLHLHGSALPHVPSHPHSHVGVGPTDLQSRSSPVSWSSASSLAALHHTAVAAAAMRNGVANVDYGSPFLMPTGRHHQRLAAAAAVTDSPFIGKVF; this is encoded by the exons ATGGTTTATTTC AGTCCCCGTGGAATGCAGGAACCGTGTAGCCCACCCGGAATACCGCTGACAGCGAAGAGTCCCACGATGGAAGGAGCAGTACCAGATGCGGAGTCCGCTACGGACACGGAACGGCACAATGTCGCTAGTCCTCACGAGACCGTTACCACCGTTACCGGTGCGGCATCCAGCATCAGTGTGGCAGAGAGTATGCAGTCGGTGGCCAATCGACCGGTAGCTAAAATTCAGCGTCCCAGCGGTGGTACGCTAAAGTTTTCGATCGCCAATATTATGGGACAGGCTGAGGATCGTGAGGACGAGCAAGAGGAGGCGCGTCACGATCGCCCGGAAGATGATCACGATGAGgatgaggaggaggacgaaATGGAGGACGATGTGGAGGAGGATGATGAGGATGCGGTGGTTGATGTGGCGAGTGAAGACGACACGATTGAGCTGTCGATGACGTCGACCGGCAGTGGTAACCTATTCCGGAAGCGACGTCATGACAGTCATGAAAAATCAATGAGTCCAATGTCCGCTGCAGGTTCGAGTCCTTGCTATGAACCACCATCGACGACGGCCAGTTCGGTGGCCGAAGCTTATGATTCCGCGTTCAAGAAGTATGTTCCAAACTCGGTGCATCAGTTCGTGGCCAGTAATCGTCATCAGGAGCTACTCAGTCAGTATCCACTGTTGTACTATCCAGGACAGTTGATGTGTGCGGCCGCACAGTACGCTGCACTAACAcaccaacatcatcagcaacagcaccatcatcatcatcatcaccatgcgGCGGCTGTGGCGGCACTACATCCATACGGTACAACCGGACGACTGCACAGTCCAACACTGTCACCACCACCGACTGGCGCGGGACTTCAGGCAGCCAGTTCTGCTGTCCAGACACCGAGTGTACACAGTCACGGAGCGATCAACGATCGTCATGTACATGGAGGTTCTCATGGACATCATCAACTACTGTCGGCTGCTGCGGCTGCcgcagctgcagcagctgctgccgcCGCTACCCACAACAAACCGAGCGCGAAGCGGGCCAATCTGAATCTTTCCGCCAGCAGTACCTGTTCGTCGGTGAGTTCTAGCGGCAGTTCTGTGGGAGGTTCTCCCGGTGGTAGTGGTACCGACGGTTCGCCCACCTCATCGGCGGCCGCTGCGGCAGCTGCGGCGGCAATGGCGGCAAAGCAGAAAACATTCGCCTGTCCCGAGTGTGGCAAGGTGTTCAATGCGCATTACAATCTCACACGCCACATGCCAGTTCACACGGGCGCTCGGccatttatttgcaaaatctGCGGCAAGGGCTTCCGGCAGGCGTCAACCCTCTGCCGGCACAAGATCATTCACACCTCGGAAAAGCCTCACAAGTGTCAGACGTGCGGTAAGGCGTTCAATCGTTCCTCCACGCTGAACACGCACACAAGGATCCATGCGGGATATAAACCGTACATCTGCGAGTACTGTGGCAAGGGGTTTCATCAGAAGGGTAACTACAAGAACCACAAGCTGACGCACAGTGGCGATAAAGCGTACAAGTGCACGATCTGCAACAAGGCGTTTCATCAGATCTACAACCTTACCTTCCACATGCACACCCACAACGACAAGAAGCCGTTCACGTGCAAGATCTGTGCCAAGGGTTTTTGTCGGAACTTTGATCTGAAGAAGCACATGAGGAAGTTGCACGACGTGAGTCTCGGAGGTGGCCATAAACGTTCCAGAAGTTGTGGAACTCCGCAGCACCATCGAGGCTCGTCACTGGACGGTTCCACTCCGCATTCGGCTGCGAGGTCTCCTGGACATCAGCACCCATCCTTACCACCACCTCCGCCACCACCATCGCTACCACCTTCAGCGTCCTCTTCGAGTCCAACAATGTCAAGCTCGGGGAGCGTCCCGGCTGTAACAAGTTCACCCAGCGCTCACCATCATCCGTCCCAGCCACATCTGCACCATCCGCTTCATCTGCACGGATCGGCGCTACCCCATGTGCCATCGCATCCACACAGTCACGTCGGTGTCGGACCGACAGATCTACAGTCCCGTTCGTCTCCCGTATCTTGGTCTAGTGCATCCTCCTTGGCCGCTCTGCATCACACAGCCGTCGCTGCGGCCGCAATGCGCAACGGAGTGGCGAACGTTGACTATGGTAGTCCCTTTCTCATGCCGACCGGACGCCATCATCAACGattagcagcggcagcagccgtCACCGACAGTCCCTTTATCGGTAAGGTGTTCTGA